The proteins below are encoded in one region of Scyliorhinus torazame isolate Kashiwa2021f chromosome 16, sScyTor2.1, whole genome shotgun sequence:
- the LOC140392298 gene encoding interferon-induced protein with tetratricopeptide repeats 5-like, with product MVLEEAGDVRQPQGVADMHIPWEACVHVVVAHELDVQGVKPFLLINAQDDLLNVKLNWLQCHFTWAPQRENIDLDDMKQRLQDSIDLGVKYQAMSYNQLAFVNCLQGNCVEAIQNLKETEKILRENHEDEFDKRSIITYGNYAWVYYHMGQLTEAQSYLDKLERICKQFPEASRYTAMIPEVYGEKGWSLLSGPGQYYEDAMECFKRALEEDPGNTDWNNGYATVLFRLEWLSGTPESQGPSESMKQFRRVLELDPDHTVAMVLLALKLQQFNQSEEALELIKETLQKSPDLPYVLRYAAKFYRTEGDVEKAVELLKKGLEITPHSTFLHHQIGQCYRTKLYKLINSHNAALQQKGELIEVCKYHFQKAFEKRPLTSIKPHLDFAGICSLNEEHHKAKEIYNHLLTLEGIRPENKQAICLQAGLFELNHKNSESNAINHFLEGIKVNYDSIEQKRCRENLEMIAARRLRRNPRESKALGVFGFLHQLDGERCEALQYFEKALEFDPDNEKYLSALCELRLSIKTDSDIPN from the exons ATGGTCCTCGAAGAAGCCGGTGATGTGCGACAGCCCCAGGGAGTAGCTGAcatgcacattccctgggaagcgtgcGTACATGTGGTGGTCGCGCATGAGCTGGACGTACAGGGAGTGAAACCCtttctgttgat TAATGCACAGGATGATTTGTTGAACGTGAAGCTTAATTGGCTTCAATGTCACTTCACGTGGGCTCCACAGAGAGAAAACATTGACCTGGACGATATGAAACAAAGATTACAAGATTCAATAGATCTTGGTGTGAAATATCAAGCCATGTCTTACAACCAACTCGCTTTTGTAAACTGTCTGCAAGGAAATTGTGTGGAGGCGATTCAAAACTTAAAGGAAACTGAAAAGATTCTGAGAGAGAATCATGAAGATGAATTTGATAAAAGAAGCATCATCACCTATGGAAACTATGCCTGGGTATATTATCACATGGGACAACTGACAGAGGCTCAGTCCTACCTCGACAAACTGGAGAGGATCTGTAAACAATTTCCTGAAGCCTCTCGGTACACAGCAATGATACCTGAAGTGTACGGGGAGAAGGGTTGGTCATTGTTGAGTGGTCCTGGTCAATATTATGAAGATGCAATGGAATGTTTTAAAAGAGCTCTGGAGGAAGATCCAGGTAACACAGACTGGAATAATGGATATGCGACTGTTCTGTTTCGTTTGGAATGGCTTTCTGGTACCCCAGAGAGTCAAGGGCCCAGTGAATCAATGAAGCAGTTTAGACGTGTGCTGGAGCTTGATCCAGATCACACTGTAGCCATGGTGCTGCTGGCTCTTAAACTACAGCAATTCAATCAAAGTGAGGAAGCGCTTGAATTAATTAAAGAAACGTTGCAGAAGTCCCCTGATCTTCCATATGTGCTTCGTTATGCAGCAAAattttacagaacagaaggagatgTGGAAAAAGCTGTGGAGCTGTTGAAGAAAGGATTAGAAATTACCCCACACTCTACCTTCTTACACCATCAAATAGGTCAGTGTTACAGAACCAAATTGTATAAACTGATTAATTCTCACAATGCTGCTCTTCAACAAAAAGGTGAATTGATTGAAGTCTGCAAATAtcattttcaaaaggcttttgaaaaGAGACCGCTGACATCCATCAAGCCACATCTGGATTTTGCAGGAATCTGTTCATTAAATGAAGAACATCACAAAGCGAAGGAGATCTACAACCATCTCCTGACATTGGAAGGTATACGTCCAGAGAATAAGCAGGCAATATGTTTACAGGCTGGGTTATTTGAACTAAATCACAAGAACTCAGAATCAAATGCCATCAACCATTTTCTGGAAGGAATCAAAGTCAATTATGATTCAATAGAACAGAAAAGATGTCGAGAAAACCTGGAGATGATAGCAGCACGAAGACTTCGCAGGAATCCTAGAGAAAGCAAAGCCCTTGGTGTTTTTGGATTCCTGCACCAGCTGGATGGTGAGAGATGTGAAGCTCTTCAATACTTTGAAAAGGCCTTGGAGTTCGATCCTGACAATGAAAAATATCTAAGTGCTCTTTGTGAATTACGCCTTTCCATCAAGACCGACAGTGACATTCCCAACTAA